In Euphorbia lathyris chromosome 9, ddEupLath1.1, whole genome shotgun sequence, the following are encoded in one genomic region:
- the LOC136207458 gene encoding uncharacterized protein has protein sequence MEARVGLVVEGGQRTLNSAAVHGTVVDTGARKFLQNHDQNHNNKQDSLNQHPQIGTVQQLLAGGVAGAFSKTCTAPLARLTILFQIQGMHTDVTSLSKACIWREASRIMNEEGFRAFWRGNLVTIVHRLPYSSVNFYAYEQYKSLLRSVIVPENQRGNTTTDLAVHFVGGGLAGITAASVTYPLDLVRTRLAAQRNTIYYSGIWNAFQTICREEGFLGMYRGLGATLLGVGPSIAISFSVYESLRSSWKSRRPEDSTIAVSLACGSLSGIASSTATFPLDLVRRRMQVEGAGGRARVYTTGLFGTFGQIVRNEGLRGLYRGILPEYYKVVPSVGIVFMTYETLKMLLSRVPTS, from the exons ATGGAAGCAAGGGTTGGTTTGGTTGTTGAAGGAGGGCAGAGAACTCTCAATTCGGCTGCCGTACATGGAACCGTCGTCGATACTGGTGCTAGGAAATTTTTGCAAAACCACGATCAGAACCACAACAACAAACAAGACTCTTTAAACCAGCATCCCCAAATTGGAACCGTACAACAGCTACTTGCTGGTGGTGTTGCTGGTGCCTTTAGTAAAACCTGTACTGCTCCTCTCGCTCGCCTTACTATCCTTTTCCAG ATTCAAGGTATGCATACTGATGTTACATCATTGAGCAAGGCTTGCATATGGCGAGAGGCTTCTCGAATTATGAATGAAGAAGGGTTTAGGGCATTTTGGAGAGGCAATCTGGTTACCATTGTTCATCGTCTTCCTTATTCTTCAGTGAATTTCTATGCTTATGAGCAGTACAAGAGT TTGTTACGTTCAGTTATTGTCCCGGAAAATCAAAGGGGGAATACAACTACAGATCTTGCAGTACATTTTGTTGGTGGTGGTTTGGCAGGAATAACAGCTGCCTCTGTCACATATCCGCTGGATCTTGTGAGAACACGCCTTGCAGCTCAG AGGAATACTATATACTACAGTGGAATTTGGAATGCCTTCCAAACCATATGCAGAGAAGAAGGGTTTCTGGGCATGTATAGAGGACTCGGAGCAACATTATTG GGTGTCGGTCCAAGTATAGCAATTAGCTTTTCTGTTTACGAGTCCCTCAGATCTTCATGGAAGTCGCGaag GCCTGAAGATTCTACTATTGCTGTTAGCCTTGCCTGTGGTAGTCTTTCAGGCATTGCATCATCAACAG CAACATTTCCCCTGGATCTTGTGAGGAGAAGGATGCAGGTGGAAGGAGCTGGTGGTCGAGCACGTGTGTACACAACTGGGTTGTTCGGTACATTTGGGCAAATAGTCCGCAATGAAGGCCTGCGAGGCTTGTACAGAGGGATTCTGCCAGAATACTACAAGGTTGTGCCTAGTGTCGGCATTGTCTTTATGACATATGAGACGTTAAAGATGCTTCTATCGCGTGTCCCTACCAGTTAA